The following are encoded together in the Streptomyces flavofungini genome:
- a CDS encoding tetratricopeptide repeat protein, with product MASDAGRQPSMQELIRLRRRAGFVGRRGELAAFRENFELRPEDERHRFLFHVRGNAGVGKTSLVREMRQLADERGAVTAHVDESVGSVADALGVISAELGRRGGKFKELDRLLVAHRERRYEAESAALAALGGPREEQALQAVQPVQPTQASQSPQPSAGSMAAARAGLAGLGLLPGVGMLAGAVDPAQLAHGADRLRAGLGARLRNQDDVQLVLSPERALTPVFLKELDGLAASAPWVVLFFDTYERTAPFLDGWLCDLMTSERYGQLPANVVVVTAGQRAFDAARWGDYVDFMADVPLEPFTELEARGLLAGKGVVAEAVVEEVLRLSGGLPVLVSTLAENRPESVDDVGDPCASAVERFLKWEEDPVRQAVALACALPRLLDADVFAAAVSGVCAESDVPGLFGWLRGLPFVSERGNRLQYHDVVRAPMLRLQRCRSPRWWAGTHRQLAESFGEWRAEAAAGLDADGRWGDERWRELRLAEMYHRLCSGERGALPEALRGVVEAGGWDEEAARKCADVLVAAGEDADARDVGGWGRDLLRAFEDGGLPGALEVLLDRAGLDSATRALAYAVRGRELRVGQDLSASVTEYDLALAADPTLVRAYYGRALARVLTGAYDLALTDLNRADELAPDDDYVLALRGRTHRLLGSYDAALADLTRAVDRTPDHAGSWAELGETRNALGQPDEALTALDRALRIDPEFLWARVRRARVRRDRGEHEAAVADLDRCVELAPESAWVACERGDALRIAGRVEDSLADYARAIEHDNAYASAYASRGLALHRLDRNDEARAALDRAVELRPDYAWALVHRSSVHLARSDAERALADIDRAKALLPDSAWVLHERAGTLYHLDRPEEARPDLDKLLELDPRDVDALALRGTVLYALDRYRDALTDLSRAVELEPDHSLPHQKLALVHIAMGRTNEALADLTRYVEADGENPGWARRKAAQVHLWCGRPGLALAELAADTGDFAYGDSDATEVLNKAYRITGQWALARRTALAECAVDEVYGLHLLALVVGCAEGVAAARPLWQRAARLTRTSGEPSPCDDHLHVLVAAGLGDWTALDTRLGDPLAAADGPGAHWADLADLADDLDALVRAPGADRARLGPRLARVVAARDAVRARYADPLPLSEPESAPAPPRPGDRE from the coding sequence ATGGCGTCGGACGCGGGCAGGCAGCCGTCCATGCAGGAGCTGATCCGGCTGCGCAGACGCGCCGGATTCGTGGGGCGGCGCGGCGAACTCGCCGCGTTCCGGGAGAACTTCGAGCTGCGGCCGGAGGACGAGCGGCACCGCTTCCTCTTCCACGTTCGCGGCAACGCGGGCGTGGGCAAGACCTCCCTCGTGCGGGAGATGCGGCAGCTCGCTGACGAGCGGGGTGCCGTGACCGCTCATGTCGATGAGTCCGTGGGGAGCGTCGCGGACGCGTTGGGCGTGATCAGTGCGGAGCTGGGGCGCCGAGGGGGCAAGTTCAAGGAGCTCGACCGGCTGCTCGTCGCGCACCGGGAGCGGCGGTACGAGGCCGAGTCGGCGGCCCTCGCGGCACTGGGCGGACCGCGGGAGGAACAAGCCCTCCAGGCCGTTCAGCCGGTCCAGCCGACCCAGGCGTCGCAGTCGCCCCAGCCCTCCGCCGGGAGCATGGCCGCCGCCCGCGCCGGCCTCGCCGGGCTCGGACTGCTGCCCGGCGTCGGGATGCTCGCCGGTGCCGTCGACCCCGCCCAACTCGCGCACGGGGCCGATCGGTTGCGCGCCGGGCTCGGCGCGCGGCTGCGGAACCAGGACGACGTGCAGTTGGTCCTCTCCCCGGAGCGGGCCCTCACACCCGTGTTCCTGAAGGAGCTGGACGGCCTCGCGGCCTCGGCGCCCTGGGTCGTGCTCTTCTTCGACACGTACGAGAGGACCGCGCCCTTCCTCGACGGCTGGCTGTGCGACCTCATGACCAGCGAGCGGTACGGGCAGCTTCCCGCGAACGTCGTGGTCGTCACCGCCGGGCAGCGGGCGTTCGACGCCGCACGCTGGGGCGACTACGTGGACTTCATGGCCGACGTGCCGCTTGAACCGTTCACCGAGCTGGAGGCGCGCGGGCTCCTCGCGGGCAAGGGCGTGGTCGCCGAAGCCGTCGTCGAGGAAGTGCTCCGGCTCTCCGGCGGACTGCCCGTCCTCGTGTCCACCCTCGCCGAGAACCGGCCCGAGAGCGTCGACGACGTCGGCGACCCCTGCGCCTCCGCCGTCGAGCGGTTCCTGAAGTGGGAAGAGGACCCCGTGCGCCAAGCGGTGGCGCTGGCGTGCGCGCTGCCGCGCCTGCTCGACGCCGACGTGTTCGCCGCCGCCGTCTCGGGCGTGTGCGCGGAGAGCGACGTACCCGGGCTCTTCGGGTGGCTCCGGGGGCTGCCGTTCGTGAGCGAGCGCGGCAACCGGCTCCAGTACCACGACGTCGTACGGGCCCCCATGCTGCGGCTCCAGCGGTGCCGGTCGCCCCGCTGGTGGGCCGGTACGCACCGGCAGTTGGCGGAGAGCTTCGGCGAGTGGCGGGCCGAGGCGGCGGCGGGGCTCGACGCCGACGGCCGCTGGGGCGACGAACGGTGGCGGGAGCTGCGGCTGGCGGAGATGTATCACCGGCTGTGCTCCGGGGAGCGGGGTGCGCTGCCCGAGGCCCTGCGGGGTGTGGTCGAGGCGGGCGGGTGGGACGAGGAGGCCGCCCGGAAGTGTGCTGACGTGCTGGTCGCGGCCGGGGAGGACGCCGACGCGCGGGACGTCGGGGGGTGGGGGCGGGACCTGCTGCGGGCGTTCGAGGACGGGGGGCTGCCAGGTGCCCTTGAAGTGCTGCTGGATCGGGCCGGGCTCGACTCGGCGACGCGGGCTCTCGCGTATGCGGTTCGGGGGCGTGAGCTGCGGGTCGGCCAGGACCTTTCGGCCTCGGTCACGGAGTACGACCTGGCGCTCGCGGCCGACCCGACGCTCGTGCGCGCGTACTACGGCAGGGCTCTCGCACGGGTCCTGACGGGTGCGTACGACCTGGCGCTCACCGACCTGAACCGCGCCGACGAACTCGCACCCGACGACGACTACGTCCTCGCGCTGCGCGGCCGGACCCACCGGCTCCTCGGCTCCTACGACGCGGCACTCGCCGACCTGACCCGGGCCGTCGACCGCACGCCGGACCACGCGGGGAGCTGGGCCGAGCTGGGCGAGACCCGCAACGCGCTCGGACAGCCCGACGAGGCGCTGACAGCCCTGGACCGGGCCCTGCGGATCGACCCGGAGTTCCTGTGGGCGCGGGTCCGCAGAGCCCGCGTGCGGCGCGACCGAGGGGAGCACGAGGCCGCCGTCGCCGACCTGGACCGGTGCGTCGAACTGGCCCCGGAATCGGCCTGGGTGGCCTGTGAGCGCGGCGACGCCCTGCGCATCGCCGGACGCGTCGAGGACTCCCTCGCCGACTACGCCCGCGCGATCGAGCACGACAACGCGTACGCGTCGGCGTACGCCAGCCGCGGCCTCGCCCTGCACCGCCTCGACCGGAACGACGAGGCCCGCGCCGCCCTCGACCGGGCCGTCGAGCTGCGCCCGGACTACGCCTGGGCGCTGGTCCACCGGTCCTCGGTGCACCTGGCCCGGTCCGACGCCGAGCGGGCCCTCGCCGACATCGACCGCGCCAAGGCCCTCCTCCCGGACAGCGCCTGGGTCCTCCACGAACGCGCCGGCACGCTCTACCACCTGGACCGCCCGGAGGAAGCCCGCCCCGACCTGGACAAGCTCCTCGAACTTGACCCGCGGGACGTGGATGCCCTGGCCCTGCGCGGCACCGTCCTGTACGCACTCGACCGCTACCGCGACGCGCTCACCGACCTGAGCCGGGCTGTGGAACTCGAACCGGACCACTCCCTGCCCCACCAGAAGCTGGCCCTCGTCCACATCGCCATGGGCCGCACGAACGAGGCCCTTGCCGACCTCACCCGGTACGTCGAAGCGGACGGCGAGAACCCGGGGTGGGCGCGGCGCAAGGCCGCCCAGGTCCACCTGTGGTGCGGACGCCCCGGACTCGCCCTCGCCGAACTGGCCGCCGACACCGGCGACTTCGCGTACGGGGACAGCGACGCCACCGAGGTGCTGAACAAGGCGTACCGCATCACCGGGCAGTGGGCTCTCGCCCGCCGCACCGCCCTCGCCGAGTGCGCGGTCGACGAGGTCTACGGCCTGCACCTGCTCGCCCTCGTCGTCGGCTGCGCCGAGGGCGTCGCCGCCGCCCGCCCCCTGTGGCAGCGGGCCGCCCGCCTCACCCGCACCAGCGGCGAACCCTCCCCATGCGACGACCACCTCCATGTCCTGGTCGCCGCGGGCCTGGGTGACTGGACGGCCCTCGACACCCGCCTCGGCGATCCCCTCGCCGCCGCCGACGGCCCCGGCGCCCACTGGGCCGACCTGGCCGACCTCGCCGACGACCTCGACGCCCTGGTGCGCGCGCCGGGCGCCGACCGGGCCCGCCTCGGCCCGCGCCTCGCCCGCGTCGTCGCCGCCCGGGACGCCGTCCGGGCCCGGTACGCCGATCCGCTGCCGCTCAGCGAGCCGGAGTCTGCACCAGCACCGCCCCGCCCCGGGGATCGGGAGTGA
- a CDS encoding SDR family oxidoreductase, which yields MSLLDGRTVIVSGVGTGLGHEVAAAVVRDGGNAVLGARTKDTLARSAAEIDPDGEHVAYRPTDITDEAQCEALAALAVERFGRIDALVQVAAWDSYFGGLQDADFGTWNGILDVNLLGSLRMTRACLPQLKERGGSVVLIGTQSSVAAPSQVRQAAYAASKGALVSAMYSLARELGPHRIRVNTVQPGWMWGPPVEAYVKFTAHTEGVPEAEVKRRLTERMALPELATDGDVADACVFLASDRARAITGQSLLVNAGELMR from the coding sequence ATGTCACTGCTCGACGGCAGGACCGTGATCGTCTCGGGGGTCGGCACGGGGCTCGGCCACGAGGTCGCCGCCGCCGTGGTGCGCGACGGCGGCAACGCCGTGCTCGGCGCGCGCACGAAGGACACCCTCGCGCGGTCCGCCGCCGAGATCGACCCGGACGGCGAGCACGTGGCGTACCGGCCGACGGACATCACCGACGAGGCCCAGTGCGAGGCGCTGGCCGCGCTCGCCGTCGAGCGGTTCGGGCGCATCGACGCGCTGGTGCAGGTCGCGGCCTGGGACAGCTACTTCGGCGGCCTCCAGGACGCGGACTTCGGCACCTGGAACGGCATCCTGGACGTGAACCTCCTGGGCTCGCTGCGGATGACCCGGGCCTGCCTGCCGCAGCTGAAGGAGCGCGGCGGCTCGGTCGTCCTGATCGGCACGCAGTCGTCGGTGGCCGCGCCCTCGCAAGTGCGGCAGGCGGCGTACGCGGCGTCGAAGGGCGCGCTCGTCTCGGCGATGTACTCGCTGGCGCGCGAGCTCGGCCCGCACCGGATCCGGGTGAACACCGTCCAGCCGGGCTGGATGTGGGGCCCGCCGGTGGAGGCGTACGTGAAGTTCACCGCGCACACCGAGGGCGTGCCGGAGGCCGAGGTGAAGCGGCGGCTCACCGAGCGGATGGCGCTGCCGGAACTGGCCACCGACGGGGACGTCGCGGACGCCTGCGTGTTCCTCGCCTCCGACCGGGCGCGGGCGATCACGGGCCAGTCACTGCTGGTGAACGCGGGCGAGCTGATGCGCTGA
- a CDS encoding sodium:solute symporter family protein, translating into MNGLDWAVLIAYFGVMVAIGVWSHKRVDNVSDFFTAGGKMPWWLSGISHHMSGYSAVMFTGYAGIAYTYGVTSFITWSFPIAIGIAIGARLFAPRINRLRSRLHVASPLEYLKNRYNLKTQQALAWSGMLLKIVDVGAKWAAIATLLSVFTGVSLNQGILITGVITAIYCTIGGLWADALTELGQFIIQLLAGVAMFVAVVAKLGPYGGFFGVWDEPELDGHAKPLVGPYGTVFLLAFLFIKLFEYNGGMLNQAQRYMATANAREAARSAKLSAVLWLVWPLVLFFPMWMSPLLVDAKKPDGSDSYALMTEQLLPHGLLGLVIVGFFSHTMAMCSSDANAIAAVFTRDVAPVLSKRARVWTDHAGLIAARLTTVVFLGLSMAVATQVNSPAFKDIITVVIKWVAGLMGPIAIPMMLGLLRPFRRSGPTAALTSWGLGLVAFWLVNYPIHWNVDGGVPLQYQVSIPLAVSLILYIVIGHIKPEDTPERDALIERINTDDDSAAAVLPTQQEPASPKTVG; encoded by the coding sequence ATGAACGGTCTCGACTGGGCCGTGCTCATCGCGTATTTCGGCGTGATGGTCGCGATCGGCGTCTGGTCCCACAAACGCGTGGACAACGTCAGTGACTTCTTCACGGCCGGCGGGAAGATGCCCTGGTGGCTGTCCGGCATCTCGCACCACATGTCCGGCTACAGCGCGGTGATGTTCACCGGCTACGCGGGCATCGCCTACACCTACGGGGTCACGTCCTTCATCACCTGGTCGTTCCCCATCGCGATCGGCATCGCCATCGGCGCCCGCCTGTTCGCACCCCGCATCAACCGCCTGCGCTCACGCCTGCACGTGGCGTCGCCCCTCGAATACCTGAAGAACCGCTACAACCTGAAGACCCAGCAGGCCCTCGCCTGGTCCGGCATGCTCCTGAAGATCGTGGACGTCGGCGCGAAGTGGGCCGCCATCGCCACCCTGCTCTCCGTCTTCACCGGCGTCTCCCTCAACCAGGGCATCCTCATCACCGGCGTGATCACCGCGATCTACTGCACGATCGGCGGCCTGTGGGCGGACGCCCTCACCGAGCTGGGGCAGTTCATCATCCAGCTGCTCGCCGGTGTCGCGATGTTCGTGGCGGTGGTCGCCAAGCTCGGGCCGTACGGCGGGTTCTTCGGCGTCTGGGACGAGCCCGAGCTGGACGGCCACGCGAAACCGCTGGTCGGACCGTACGGCACCGTCTTCCTCCTCGCCTTCCTCTTCATCAAGCTCTTCGAGTACAACGGCGGCATGCTCAACCAGGCCCAGCGCTACATGGCCACGGCCAACGCCCGCGAAGCCGCCCGCTCCGCAAAGCTGTCCGCCGTCCTCTGGCTCGTCTGGCCGCTCGTCCTCTTCTTCCCCATGTGGATGTCGCCGCTGCTCGTCGACGCGAAGAAGCCCGACGGCTCCGACTCCTACGCCCTGATGACGGAGCAACTGCTCCCCCACGGCCTCCTCGGCCTCGTCATCGTCGGCTTCTTCTCCCACACCATGGCCATGTGCTCCTCCGACGCCAACGCCATCGCGGCCGTCTTCACCCGTGACGTGGCGCCCGTCCTCTCCAAGCGGGCCCGCGTCTGGACGGACCACGCCGGGCTCATCGCCGCCCGGCTCACCACCGTCGTCTTCCTCGGCCTCTCCATGGCCGTGGCCACGCAGGTCAACTCGCCCGCCTTCAAGGACATCATCACCGTCGTCATCAAGTGGGTCGCCGGACTCATGGGCCCCATCGCCATCCCGATGATGCTCGGCCTGCTCCGCCCGTTCCGCCGCTCCGGCCCCACGGCCGCGCTCACCAGCTGGGGCCTCGGGCTGGTCGCCTTCTGGCTCGTCAACTACCCCATCCACTGGAACGTCGACGGCGGCGTGCCCCTCCAGTACCAGGTCTCCATCCCCCTGGCCGTCTCCCTGATCCTCTACATCGTGATCGGCCACATCAAGCCGGAGGACACCCCCGAGCGGGACGCGCTGATCGAGCGCATCAACACGGACGACGACTCGGCCGCGGCGGTTCTCCCCACCCAGCAGGAGCCCGCCTCCCCCAAAACAGTCGGCTGA
- a CDS encoding GNAT family N-acetyltransferase: MTTDFRVRRADAADASVLARLRWEFKQEDSEGGADSEGGPADPARSMEHAEQWIHERLAGGRWLAWVAESGGEVCGHVFLHLIERVPEPYEDNVPTGYVTNFYVAPAQRDRGFGTALLEALRAYARHHGMDSLIVWPSERSVPLYRRAGFQPSAELLENTMA, translated from the coding sequence ATGACCACAGACTTCCGTGTGCGCCGGGCCGACGCCGCCGACGCCTCCGTCCTGGCCCGGCTGCGCTGGGAATTCAAGCAGGAGGACAGCGAGGGCGGTGCGGACAGCGAGGGCGGCCCCGCCGATCCGGCCCGGTCCATGGAGCACGCCGAGCAGTGGATCCACGAACGGCTTGCCGGTGGGCGGTGGCTGGCCTGGGTCGCGGAGAGCGGAGGGGAGGTCTGCGGGCATGTCTTCCTCCACCTGATCGAGAGGGTGCCCGAGCCCTACGAGGACAACGTCCCCACCGGCTACGTGACGAACTTCTACGTCGCCCCTGCCCAGCGCGACCGCGGGTTCGGCACCGCCCTGCTCGAAGCCCTGCGGGCGTACGCCCGGCACCACGGCATGGACAGCCTCATCGTCTGGCCGTCCGAGCGCAGTGTGCCGCTCTACCGGCGAGCCGGGTTCCAGCCGTCGGCCGAACTGCTTGAGAACACGATGGCCTGA
- a CDS encoding ADP-ribosylglycohydrolase family protein: MSTAAATGVWGRTEQQDFRSRVRGTLLGAAVGDALGAPVDGLGLGAIREAHGAEGLTELTASHGGGRGTVTAATQLTLFTVDGLIRAQVRRDTGAWHPPTDLHRAYRRWAATQRDWGPDERRKEDGWLAREEWLYARRGPARACLTGLADDRMGTLDVPKNPGDQGPEAATRSAPFGLLVGWEPQLVLQLAVECAVQTHGHPVAYLTAGAHTVLVHGLARGESLDGAIQRTLALLAARPGHQPVTDALRHALGAVRQGMPTASRVEELVGEGEAVGALAAAVYCALVGEDIRHGLRLAVNHSGASAAAGALCGALLGALHGETALPPGWLTELEGRATILELADDFAMEMTQGPALHSPAGAAPGWLARYPRA; this comes from the coding sequence GTGAGCACTGCAGCTGCCACCGGGGTGTGGGGCCGCACCGAGCAGCAGGACTTCCGCAGCCGGGTGCGCGGGACGCTGCTCGGAGCCGCCGTCGGTGACGCGCTGGGCGCGCCCGTCGACGGCCTCGGCCTCGGCGCGATCCGCGAGGCGCACGGCGCCGAGGGGCTCACCGAACTCACCGCGTCGCACGGCGGCGGGCGCGGCACCGTCACCGCTGCCACGCAGCTGACGCTGTTCACCGTCGACGGCCTGATACGCGCGCAGGTCCGCCGCGACACCGGGGCCTGGCACCCGCCGACCGACCTGCACCGGGCCTACCGCCGCTGGGCCGCCACCCAGCGCGACTGGGGGCCCGACGAGCGCCGCAAGGAAGACGGGTGGCTGGCCCGCGAGGAGTGGCTGTACGCCCGCCGGGGCCCCGCCCGCGCCTGCCTCACCGGGCTCGCCGACGACCGCATGGGCACCCTCGACGTACCGAAGAACCCCGGCGACCAGGGCCCGGAGGCCGCCACCCGGTCCGCCCCCTTCGGGCTGCTCGTCGGGTGGGAGCCGCAGCTCGTCCTGCAGCTCGCCGTCGAGTGCGCCGTCCAGACGCACGGCCACCCCGTCGCCTACCTCACCGCCGGGGCCCACACCGTCCTCGTGCACGGGCTCGCCCGGGGCGAGTCCCTGGACGGTGCCATCCAGCGCACCCTCGCCCTGCTCGCCGCCCGGCCCGGACACCAGCCCGTCACCGACGCCCTGCGGCACGCCCTCGGCGCCGTACGGCAGGGCATGCCCACCGCGAGCCGCGTGGAGGAACTCGTCGGCGAGGGCGAGGCCGTCGGCGCGCTCGCCGCCGCCGTGTACTGCGCCCTCGTCGGCGAGGACATCCGCCACGGCCTGCGGCTCGCCGTCAACCACAGCGGGGCGTCCGCCGCGGCCGGCGCGCTGTGCGGGGCGCTCCTCGGCGCCCTCCACGGCGAGACCGCGCTGCCCCCGGGCTGGCTCACCGAACTGGAGGGCCGCGCCACCATCCTCGAACTCGCCGACGACTTCGCCATGGAGATGACGCAGGGCCCCGCCCTGCACAGCCCGGCGGGCGCCGCGCCCGGGTGGCTCGCCCGCTATCCGCGCGCCTGA
- a CDS encoding DUF397 domain-containing protein, protein MAIQQGASHAWTKSSYSTGNGACVEVKSPVTHAISVRDSKVTDGAVIAFPADSWNVFVAEVRDGNYDRG, encoded by the coding sequence ATGGCAATCCAGCAAGGTGCCTCGCACGCTTGGACCAAGTCTTCCTACTCCACCGGGAACGGCGCCTGCGTCGAGGTCAAGTCCCCCGTGACGCACGCGATCTCCGTGCGGGACTCCAAGGTCACCGACGGCGCGGTCATCGCCTTCCCCGCCGACTCCTGGAACGTCTTCGTGGCCGAGGTCCGCGACGGGAACTACGACCGCGGGTGA
- a CDS encoding DUF6069 family protein, whose product MSTRRRRLGAAASAVLAPVLVWLVADPLLGHRLRIADGGETLDIGAVPVATVALLASLSGWGLLAALERFGVRRARTLWTGVAYAALALSFLPLTGDGMDGGTRATLALMHLAVAAVLIPGLRGRPSGPGAPGPA is encoded by the coding sequence GTGAGCACGCGCAGGCGGCGCCTGGGGGCGGCGGCCTCGGCCGTCCTGGCCCCCGTCCTGGTGTGGCTGGTAGCGGACCCACTGCTGGGCCACCGGCTTCGGATCGCCGACGGCGGGGAGACGCTGGACATCGGCGCCGTGCCCGTGGCGACCGTCGCGCTGCTGGCGTCGCTCTCCGGCTGGGGGCTCCTCGCGGCCCTGGAGCGGTTCGGGGTGCGGCGCGCCCGCACTCTCTGGACGGGGGTGGCATACGCCGCACTGGCCCTGTCCTTCCTGCCGCTCACCGGCGACGGCATGGACGGCGGCACCCGCGCGACCCTCGCCCTGATGCACCTGGCCGTGGCGGCGGTACTGATCCCGGGCCTTCGCGGCAGGCCCTCCGGCCCGGGAGCGCCGGGCCCGGCGTGA
- a CDS encoding MmyB family transcriptional regulator: protein MRWEESVWRRMTTGASVAAGVSVAAGVSTAAGGATAAGGGDGGRGVDEDGSVDEDGGADGAARVHALALAGFTPDGPDASDELHFRTRADRDPLSARFRDLTTRLRTERPDLEEWWDCRSVGDFAPRAVDLVVPGGQLTRYGVTLLLTPDPRGGAVLVQTPAR, encoded by the coding sequence GTGAGGTGGGAGGAGTCGGTGTGGCGGCGGATGACGACGGGGGCGTCCGTGGCGGCAGGGGTTTCCGTGGCGGCAGGGGTGTCGACGGCGGCAGGGGGGGCGACGGCAGCAGGGGGGGGCGACGGCGGCAGGGGTGTCGATGAGGACGGAAGTGTCGATGAGGACGGAGGTGCCGACGGGGCGGCGCGGGTGCACGCGCTGGCCCTGGCGGGGTTCACCCCGGACGGGCCGGACGCGTCGGACGAGCTCCACTTCCGCACCCGCGCGGACCGAGACCCGCTGTCGGCGCGCTTCCGGGACCTGACGACGCGGCTACGGACCGAGCGGCCCGACCTGGAGGAGTGGTGGGACTGCCGCTCGGTGGGCGACTTCGCGCCCCGCGCCGTCGACCTGGTCGTGCCCGGGGGTCAGTTGACGCGGTACGGCGTGACGCTGCTGCTCACTCCCGATCCCCGGGGCGGGGCGGTGCTGGTGCAGACTCCGGCTCGCTGA
- a CDS encoding TetR/AcrR family transcriptional regulator, with protein sequence MSPERRREMIIQTAIPLIAEYGAAVTTAKIARAAGIGEGTIFRVFADKDELLQACVAEALSPEHAVRELDAIDASQPLPDRLAEAAEALQAHMSRMGAILGSLGHGGGKHPGAVRGAGREESTARIRAALADLLEPDKAALRRPPEQIAALFFGLLFTQPRTEDEPDLTPRELVDVFLHGALSARTK encoded by the coding sequence ATGTCGCCGGAGCGCCGCCGCGAAATGATCATCCAGACCGCGATCCCGCTGATCGCCGAGTACGGGGCCGCCGTGACGACCGCGAAGATCGCCCGCGCGGCGGGCATCGGGGAGGGCACGATCTTCCGGGTCTTCGCCGACAAGGACGAACTGCTCCAGGCGTGCGTGGCCGAGGCGCTCTCTCCGGAGCACGCGGTCCGCGAGCTCGACGCGATCGACGCGTCCCAGCCGCTGCCCGACCGGCTCGCGGAGGCGGCCGAGGCGCTGCAGGCGCACATGTCCAGGATGGGCGCGATCCTCGGCTCGCTGGGGCACGGCGGCGGCAAGCACCCCGGCGCGGTGCGCGGTGCGGGCCGCGAGGAGTCGACGGCGCGCATCCGCGCGGCCCTCGCGGATCTGCTGGAGCCCGACAAGGCCGCGCTGCGCCGCCCGCCGGAGCAGATCGCGGCGCTCTTCTTCGGGCTGCTCTTCACCCAGCCGCGCACGGAGGACGAGCCCGACCTGACCCCGCGGGAACTGGTGGACGTCTTTCTGCACGGGGCGCTCTCGGCGCGTACCAAGTGA
- a CDS encoding polysaccharide deacetylase family protein, with the protein MARHSGGRGWYGKIAGAALGVMMLATGASVWTAQAGASDEPTPKPSTPSSAVKPVKDTIVHASEAGKRGVNITIDDGPDPKWTPQMLDLLRQYKVKATFCMVGTQAQAHPDLVQKVVAAGHRLCDHSVSHNTAMDKESAAYRSKQILDAERMITKASGGVRPMYYRAPGGAFTPDSRKLAASRGMRPLGWNVDSKDFELPGTNAIVSTVQREVANGPTILFHDAGGDRAQTVEALRRLLPWLKQQGYSFGFPVR; encoded by the coding sequence ATGGCACGGCACAGCGGCGGGCGGGGTTGGTACGGCAAGATCGCCGGGGCGGCGCTCGGGGTGATGATGCTCGCCACCGGGGCCTCCGTGTGGACCGCGCAGGCCGGTGCCTCGGACGAGCCGACGCCGAAGCCGAGTACGCCGAGCAGTGCCGTGAAGCCGGTCAAGGACACCATCGTGCACGCCTCCGAGGCGGGGAAGCGCGGCGTGAACATCACCATCGACGACGGCCCCGACCCCAAGTGGACTCCGCAGATGCTGGACCTGCTGCGGCAGTACAAGGTGAAGGCCACGTTCTGCATGGTGGGCACGCAGGCGCAGGCCCACCCCGACCTCGTGCAGAAGGTCGTCGCCGCCGGGCACCGGCTGTGCGACCACTCGGTGTCGCACAACACCGCCATGGACAAGGAGTCCGCCGCCTACCGCTCGAAGCAGATCCTCGACGCCGAGCGCATGATCACCAAGGCGTCCGGGGGCGTCCGGCCGATGTACTACCGGGCCCCCGGCGGCGCCTTCACCCCCGACAGCCGCAAGCTCGCCGCCTCCCGCGGCATGCGCCCGCTCGGCTGGAACGTGGACAGCAAGGACTTCGAACTCCCCGGTACGAACGCCATCGTCTCCACGGTCCAGAGGGAGGTGGCCAACGGCCCGACGATCCTCTTCCACGACGCGGGCGGTGACCGCGCCCAGACCGTCGAAGCGCTGCGGCGACTGCTGCCCTGGCTGAAGCAGCAGGGGTACTCGTTCGGGTTCCCGGTGCGCTAG